The following are encoded together in the Glycine max cultivar Williams 82 chromosome 8, Glycine_max_v4.0, whole genome shotgun sequence genome:
- the LOC102667584 gene encoding uncharacterized protein produces MKSFLTSVKSFISNHFLRFTQRDTLLILDRFHWKDKICGHHLFLLDVKRKKLKQLHVPKVTDSDMGFKMVCSCNGLLCVIHYSLDQNSTIFLWNPTTTQTMRIMEPENALLPYKVPPHCLLGFYLNTSDSDYQVVRLHSFRDTNNACFGDYFTKICSVRVEKYSLRRGSWREIKYSNNQCVTVNGCLFWTENSVTLEETLFWVAMEVNDKFSNEMIISFNTHNNVISKIELPPLVKDCNEVHKKLAVYKDSVAVIICSETETMAQCLDLWGFYDKYEGVECWCKLHTIGMFSRLERPVGVLKNEILISTDRVIHSVGGTIALLPEDDLGAEFSYNVFNYVENFRTSYGGNLDVEEADPLERKGVSLHDLFFSSVNI; encoded by the coding sequence ATGAAGTCCTTTCTGACCAGTGTCAAGTCCTTCATCTCAAACCATTTTCTTCGCTTCACCCAAAGAGACACACTTCTAATCCTCGATCGCTTTCACTGGAAGGACAAAATCTGCGGCCATCACTTATTTCTGCTAgatgtcaaaagaaaaaaactcaaaCAACTTCATGTTCCAAAAGTCACAGACTCTGACATGGGTTTCAAGATGGTGTGTTCATGTAACGGTTTACTTTGTGTCATTCACTATTCTTTGGACCAAAACTCCACCATTTTTCTTTGGAACCCAACCACAACACAAACCATGCGAATCATGGAACCAGAAAATGCTTTGCTTCCTTACAAGGTGCCACCACATTGTCTCCTAGGCTTCTATCTCAACACAAGTGACAGTGATTATCAAGTGGTAAGGCTTCACTCTTTTAGGGACACAAACAATGCATGTTTTGGGgattatttcaccaaaattTGCTCTGTTCGAGTTGAAAAGTATTCTCTACGTAGAGGGTCGTGGCGAGAAATCAAATATAGTAATAATCAATGTGTAACTGTGAATGGATGCTTGTTTTGGACTGAGAACAGTGTGACATTGGAGGAAACTTTGTTTTGGGTGGCTATGGAGGTGAATGACAAATTTAGTAACGAAATGATTATTTCTTTCAACACACATAACAATGTTATTAGCAAGATTGAATTGCCCCCTTTGGTTAAGGATTGTAATGAGGTGCATAAGAAACTTGCAGTGTACAAGGATTCAGTTGCAGTTATTATTTGTTCAGAAACTGAAACTATGGCACAATGCTTAGATTTGTGGGGTTTTTATGATAAGTACGAAGGTGTAGAGTGTTGGTGTAAGTTACACACAATAGGAATGTTTTCAAGATTGGAGCGTCCTGTAGgtgttttgaaaaatgaaattctTATCTCAACAGATAGAGTGATACATAGTGTTGGTGGAACCATAGCTTTGCTTCCTGAAGATGATCTTGGAGCTGAGTTTTCATATAACGTCTTCAATTATGTTGAGAACTTCAGAACTTCATATGGTGGAAATTTGGATGTGGAGGAAGCTGATCCCCTTGAAAGAAAAGGAGTCTCGTTACATGATTTGTTCTTCAGCAGCGTCAATATATAA